A single window of Intrasporangium calvum DSM 43043 DNA harbors:
- a CDS encoding adenosine deaminase produces MTRGTRLVDVLPKAHLHLHFTGSMRVGTVRDLAAKHGIRLPDALLTDWPPRLAKATDERGWFRFQRLYDAARACVRGEDDMRRIVREAAEDDAAEGSRWLEIQVDPTSYAPFVGGITPALEIVLDEARAVSAAGEVGVGVVVAASRMRHPLEARTLARLAARHAGSDPGDVVGFGLSNDERRGAIADFAPAFRIARRAGLGLVPHGGELLGAQSVMETLEHLDPDRIGHGVRSVEDPQVLDAVAESGVALEVCPGSNVALGVYADRQDVPLRRILDAGVVVALGADDPLLFGSRLADQYATARILGCSDAELAELARGSIAASRAPEDVRAAALRDIDGWLSEPPPMPVDPPS; encoded by the coding sequence ATGACTCGCGGGACTCGGCTCGTGGACGTGCTGCCCAAGGCGCACCTCCACCTCCACTTCACCGGGTCGATGCGGGTCGGGACCGTGCGGGACCTCGCCGCGAAGCACGGCATCCGACTGCCTGACGCCCTGCTCACTGACTGGCCGCCGCGGCTCGCCAAGGCCACCGACGAGCGCGGCTGGTTCCGGTTCCAGCGCCTCTACGATGCAGCGCGCGCCTGCGTGCGCGGCGAGGACGACATGCGGCGGATCGTGCGGGAGGCCGCGGAGGACGATGCCGCCGAGGGTTCCCGCTGGTTGGAGATCCAGGTGGACCCCACCTCGTACGCCCCCTTCGTCGGCGGCATCACGCCGGCTCTGGAGATCGTCCTCGACGAGGCACGGGCGGTGTCGGCCGCGGGTGAGGTCGGAGTCGGGGTCGTCGTCGCCGCCAGCCGCATGCGCCACCCGCTCGAGGCGCGGACCCTCGCTCGGCTCGCCGCCCGACATGCGGGGTCCGACCCCGGCGACGTCGTCGGTTTCGGACTGTCCAACGACGAGCGTCGGGGTGCCATCGCCGACTTCGCACCGGCCTTTCGCATCGCCCGACGGGCGGGACTCGGCCTGGTGCCCCACGGCGGCGAGCTGCTCGGCGCCCAGTCGGTCATGGAGACGCTCGAGCACCTCGACCCGGACCGGATCGGCCACGGCGTGCGGTCGGTCGAGGACCCGCAGGTCCTGGACGCCGTGGCGGAGTCCGGTGTCGCACTCGAGGTCTGCCCCGGCAGCAACGTGGCGCTCGGGGTCTACGCCGATCGGCAGGACGTTCCACTCCGCCGGATCCTCGACGCGGGTGTCGTCGTGGCCCTGGGGGCGGACGACCCCCTCCTCTTCGGCAGCCGGCTGGCCGATCAGTACGCCACCGCGCGGATCCTCGGCTGCTCCGACGCGGAGCTGGCCGAGCTCGCCCGGGGCTCCATCGCCGCCAGTCGTGCCCCGGAGGACGTGCGCGCCGCAGCTCTGCGGGACATCGACGGCTGGCTCTCGGAACCGCCGCCGATGCCGGTCGACCCCCCCTCGTGA
- a CDS encoding DUF5709 domain-containing protein: MSGTEPNENISDDLTTYSVDDEDQLQPEDTLVGDDVEDALDRGYSPADSPRGSHAFGTTAYEQSLDETIDQRILQEEPDPTSAYGAPDNESGLDEDDRIGGDDPDAIDAEDDWLGDREVGSRRAGRLVADDEGAHEDTEKESWARDVGVDGAAASAEEAAVHIIEE, translated from the coding sequence ATGAGCGGCACCGAGCCCAACGAGAACATCTCCGACGACCTCACGACGTACAGCGTGGACGACGAGGACCAGCTCCAGCCCGAGGACACGCTCGTCGGCGACGACGTCGAGGATGCGCTCGACCGCGGTTACTCCCCTGCGGACAGCCCCCGTGGCTCGCACGCCTTCGGCACGACGGCCTACGAGCAGTCCCTCGACGAGACGATCGACCAGCGGATCCTCCAGGAGGAGCCCGACCCGACGTCGGCATACGGCGCCCCCGACAACGAGAGCGGGCTGGACGAGGACGACAGGATCGGGGGGGACGACCCCGATGCCATCGACGCCGAGGACGACTGGCTCGGCGACAGAGAGGTCGGTTCGCGCCGGGCCGGACGTCTCGTGGCCGACGACGAGGGCGCCCACGAGGACACCGAGAAGGAGTCCTGGGCCCGCGACGTCGGCGTCGACGGCGCGGCCGCCTCCGCCGAGGAGGCCGCGGTCCACATCATCGAGGAGTGA
- a CDS encoding FAS1-like dehydratase domain-containing protein, giving the protein MPVNADFQGRTYPPTEPYGVSAAKIREFAEAVGSADPVHTDVDAARARGYADVIAPPTFAVLIAQQCDAQLIADPDAGIDFSRVVHGEQKFVHHRPLTAGDSIVGTLHVDTVREAGGHAMVTTRTELATEGGEPVCTATSTIVIRGGE; this is encoded by the coding sequence ATGCCGGTGAACGCTGACTTCCAAGGACGCACGTACCCGCCGACGGAGCCCTACGGGGTGAGCGCGGCGAAGATCCGGGAGTTCGCCGAGGCGGTGGGCTCCGCGGATCCGGTCCACACCGACGTCGACGCGGCCCGCGCCCGGGGGTACGCCGACGTCATCGCACCGCCCACCTTCGCGGTGCTCATCGCGCAGCAGTGCGACGCCCAGCTCATCGCGGACCCGGACGCCGGGATCGACTTCTCCCGCGTGGTCCACGGCGAGCAGAAGTTCGTCCACCACCGGCCACTCACCGCTGGGGACTCCATCGTCGGGACGCTGCACGTCGACACGGTGCGCGAGGCCGGGGGCCACGCCATGGTGACGACGCGCACCGAGCTGGCCACCGAGGGCGGCGAGCCGGTGTGCACCGCGACGTCCACCATCGTCATCCGAGGAGGCGAGTGA
- the secE gene encoding preprotein translocase subunit SecE, whose product MTETSAKRGSGRADKAAGGNPVSRLFDAISLFVRQILDELRKVVRPTGPELVRYTSVVIVFVLVIMALVSGLDLGWSKLVSWVLAGETL is encoded by the coding sequence GTGACGGAGACGAGCGCCAAGCGTGGGTCCGGTCGGGCCGACAAGGCGGCGGGTGGCAACCCGGTCTCGCGCCTCTTCGACGCGATCAGCCTCTTCGTGCGCCAGATCCTGGACGAGCTGCGCAAGGTGGTGCGGCCGACGGGACCCGAGCTCGTTCGGTACACCTCCGTCGTGATCGTCTTCGTGCTGGTGATCATGGCGCTCGTGTCCGGGCTCGACCTCGGGTGGAGCAAGCTCGTGTCGTGGGTCCTGGCCGGCGAGACGCTCTAG
- a CDS encoding aminotransferase class I/II-fold pyridoxal phosphate-dependent enzyme: MTTHAPLADLTDDELTAFLQDQQGAYDRLRAAGLKLDLTRGKPSPEQLDLSDALLELPTTTKDRAGTDVRNYGGLEGLPELREIFAELLSTSPAQVIVGGNSSLSMMQATIVNFLLHGGIDSPRRWADEENVRFICPIPGYDRHFSLVGSFGIEMVTVDMRPDGPDMAAVESLVRDDPSVKGIWIVPTYSNPTGAVVSQEIAARLAAMPTAAPDFTIFWDNAYAFHHLTDDEAKSADILSLAAASGHPNRAIAFASTSKITYAGSGVAVLAASEATIAWYLKHLSMASIGPDKVNQLRHVQFFGTAQGVRDHMARHRDILAPKFAAVDAALTDELAGRGIAEWSRPTGGYFVNLDVLDGTASRVVALAKEAGIGLTPAGASFPHGHDPRDRNIRLAPSFPELDEVRTAMAGVATCVALAAGEQVAARRGLRVGTGQSTS, from the coding sequence GTGACGACGCATGCGCCCTTGGCAGATCTCACCGACGACGAGCTGACCGCCTTCCTCCAGGACCAGCAGGGGGCCTACGACCGGCTTCGCGCCGCTGGTCTCAAGCTCGACCTCACCCGCGGCAAGCCCTCACCCGAGCAGCTCGACCTCTCCGATGCGCTTCTCGAGCTCCCGACCACCACCAAGGATCGGGCCGGCACCGACGTCCGCAACTACGGCGGCCTCGAGGGCCTGCCAGAGCTGCGCGAGATCTTCGCCGAGCTGCTCTCCACCAGTCCCGCCCAGGTCATCGTCGGGGGCAACTCGAGCCTGAGCATGATGCAGGCCACGATCGTCAACTTCCTGCTGCACGGCGGTATCGACTCGCCACGCCGGTGGGCGGACGAGGAGAACGTGCGCTTCATCTGCCCGATCCCCGGCTACGACCGTCACTTCTCGCTCGTCGGCTCCTTCGGGATCGAGATGGTGACCGTCGACATGCGGCCGGACGGACCGGACATGGCCGCCGTCGAATCGCTCGTCAGGGACGACCCCTCCGTGAAGGGCATCTGGATCGTCCCGACCTACTCCAACCCGACCGGCGCCGTCGTCTCCCAGGAGATCGCCGCGCGCTTGGCCGCGATGCCGACCGCAGCGCCCGACTTCACCATCTTCTGGGACAACGCGTACGCCTTCCACCACCTCACGGACGACGAGGCGAAGAGCGCCGACATCCTCTCGCTCGCCGCCGCGTCCGGGCATCCGAACCGCGCCATCGCGTTCGCGTCGACGTCGAAGATCACGTACGCCGGATCCGGGGTCGCGGTGCTCGCGGCGAGCGAGGCCACCATCGCCTGGTACCTCAAGCACCTCTCCATGGCGTCGATCGGTCCCGACAAGGTCAACCAGCTGCGCCACGTCCAGTTCTTCGGGACCGCCCAGGGAGTGCGTGACCACATGGCCAGGCACCGCGACATCCTGGCGCCGAAGTTCGCGGCCGTGGATGCGGCCCTGACGGACGAGCTGGCCGGCCGTGGCATCGCCGAGTGGAGCCGTCCGACGGGCGGCTACTTCGTCAACCTCGACGTCCTCGACGGCACCGCATCCCGGGTCGTCGCGCTGGCCAAGGAGGCCGGGATCGGCCTCACCCCGGCCGGCGCCTCCTTCCCGCACGGACACGACCCTCGCGACCGCAACATCCGGCTCGCACCCAGCTTCCCGGAGCTCGACGAGGTCCGCACCGCGATGGCCGGAGTGGCCACGTGCGTGGCGCTCGCGGCCGGGGAGCAGGTCGCGGCTCGTCGCGGGCTGCGGGTAGGTACAGGGCAGAGCACGTCTTGA
- a CDS encoding UDP-N-acetylmuramate dehydrogenase, which produces MREEHGVPLSGLTTMRVGGPAARLVTVESTDELVDAIREVDDADEPLLILSGGSNLVVADAGFAGTVVRIATSGVVRESVDSCGGAMVRVAAGEGWDGVVARAVDEGWAGVEALSGIPGLTGATPIQNVGAYGQEVAQTIAQVRVWDRQEQAVRTFFNADCAFTYRHSRFKGSDRHVVLDVLFQLEVADLSRPIAYAALADGLGVGLGTRVPLAETRAAVLDQRRRRGMVLDAADHDTWSCGSFFTNPVLSQDGFDALAERAAGRLGSEVSPPRFAEPDGRVKTSAAWLIDHAGFGKGFGLPAPAALSTKHTLAVTNRGGASASDILALARQVRDGVEEAFGIRLVNEPVLVGETL; this is translated from the coding sequence GTGCGCGAGGAACACGGCGTCCCGCTGTCCGGCCTGACGACGATGCGCGTCGGCGGCCCGGCTGCGCGTCTCGTCACGGTGGAGAGCACGGACGAGCTCGTCGACGCGATCCGCGAGGTCGACGACGCGGACGAGCCCCTGCTCATCCTCTCGGGCGGGTCGAACCTCGTCGTTGCCGACGCCGGCTTCGCGGGCACCGTCGTCCGGATCGCCACAAGCGGGGTCGTCCGCGAGTCGGTGGACTCCTGCGGAGGTGCCATGGTCAGGGTGGCCGCGGGGGAGGGGTGGGACGGCGTCGTCGCCCGCGCCGTCGACGAGGGGTGGGCCGGGGTCGAGGCTCTGAGCGGTATTCCGGGGCTCACCGGCGCGACCCCGATCCAGAACGTTGGCGCCTACGGCCAGGAGGTCGCCCAGACCATCGCCCAGGTTCGGGTCTGGGACCGGCAGGAACAGGCGGTTCGGACGTTCTTCAACGCCGACTGCGCCTTCACCTACCGCCACTCGCGCTTCAAGGGATCCGACCGCCACGTCGTCCTCGACGTGCTCTTCCAGCTCGAGGTCGCCGACCTCAGCCGGCCCATCGCCTACGCCGCGCTCGCCGACGGCCTCGGGGTGGGCCTCGGCACACGGGTGCCGCTCGCCGAGACGCGGGCAGCGGTGCTCGACCAACGTCGCAGGCGCGGGATGGTCCTCGACGCGGCCGACCACGACACCTGGTCCTGCGGCTCATTCTTCACCAACCCCGTCCTGAGCCAGGACGGGTTCGACGCGCTGGCCGAGCGCGCCGCTGGTCGCCTGGGCTCCGAGGTGTCACCGCCGAGGTTCGCCGAGCCGGACGGGCGGGTCAAGACGAGCGCGGCCTGGCTCATCGACCACGCCGGGTTCGGCAAGGGCTTTGGTCTCCCTGCACCGGCGGCGCTGTCGACGAAGCACACCCTTGCCGTCACGAACCGGGGCGGGGCCAGCGCCTCGGACATCCTGGCGCTGGCGCGACAGGTGCGAGACGGGGTCGAGGAAGCCTTCGGGATCCGTCTCGTCAACGAGCCGGTCCTCGTGGGGGAGACGCTCTGA
- the nusG gene encoding transcription termination/antitermination protein NusG, with translation MSDQFAQQGVDTEYAESDVRATEADTDRSFDAQLDAVVDAETGSGDAASEADVAETEETETAAADESDVAEESEVEDTSAEQEDATAAAAEQDPVAAFKADLRSRAGDWFVVHSYAGYENRVKANLETRIQTLNMEDYIFEIEVPMEEVTEIKNGQKKLVRRVRMPGYVLVRMDLTDESWGAVRHTPGVTGFVGNAHQPVPLSIDEVFTMLAPNLEVPTEGGSGAGRSAAKKPAAVVDFEVGESVTVMEGPFETLPATISEINSDTQKLKVLVSIFGRETPVELSFGQVAKI, from the coding sequence GTGTCCGACCAGTTCGCCCAGCAGGGCGTTGACACCGAGTACGCCGAGAGCGACGTCCGGGCCACGGAGGCCGACACGGATCGCTCTTTCGATGCGCAGCTCGACGCTGTCGTGGACGCCGAGACCGGCAGCGGTGACGCCGCTTCCGAGGCTGACGTGGCCGAGACCGAGGAGACGGAGACGGCTGCCGCAGACGAGTCCGACGTGGCCGAGGAGTCCGAGGTCGAGGACACGAGCGCCGAGCAGGAGGACGCCACTGCCGCCGCTGCCGAGCAGGACCCGGTCGCTGCGTTCAAGGCCGATCTGCGCTCCCGCGCCGGCGACTGGTTCGTCGTGCACTCCTACGCCGGGTACGAGAACCGGGTCAAGGCCAACCTCGAGACCCGCATCCAGACCCTCAACATGGAGGACTACATCTTCGAGATCGAGGTCCCCATGGAAGAGGTGACCGAGATCAAGAACGGCCAGAAGAAGCTCGTCCGGCGGGTTCGGATGCCTGGCTACGTCCTCGTCCGGATGGACCTCACCGACGAGAGCTGGGGCGCCGTGCGTCACACGCCCGGGGTGACCGGTTTCGTCGGCAACGCGCACCAGCCGGTGCCGCTGTCGATCGACGAGGTCTTCACCATGCTCGCGCCGAACCTCGAGGTTCCGACCGAGGGTGGCTCCGGGGCGGGAAGGTCCGCTGCGAAGAAGCCGGCTGCTGTCGTCGACTTCGAGGTCGGCGAGTCGGTCACCGTCATGGAGGGCCCGTTCGAGACGCTCCCGGCGACCATCTCCGAGATCAACAGCGACACCCAGAAGCTCAAGGTCCTCGTGTCGATCTTCGGCCGCGAGACCCCGGTCGAGCTCTCGTTCGGCCAGGTCGCCAAGATCTGA
- a CDS encoding MaoC family dehydratase has product MPESTAVPRVRRAADVTVGDELPSTTIHVDRARLVQYAGASLDRNRIHWDEPFAKAVGLPDVIAHGMFTMGAAVTLVCEWAGDAGRVVEYGTRFTRPVVVPYESGADLEVSGVVKAVDPESRRVTVELTATAAGEKVLGRAVAVARLD; this is encoded by the coding sequence ATGCCCGAGTCCACCGCAGTCCCCAGGGTTCGGCGAGCGGCTGACGTCACCGTCGGCGACGAGCTGCCGTCGACGACGATCCACGTCGACCGGGCCCGGCTCGTCCAGTACGCCGGCGCGTCGCTGGACCGTAACCGGATCCACTGGGACGAGCCGTTCGCCAAGGCGGTCGGCCTGCCCGACGTCATCGCTCACGGCATGTTCACGATGGGGGCGGCGGTCACCCTCGTCTGCGAGTGGGCCGGCGACGCCGGGCGCGTCGTCGAGTACGGCACGCGCTTCACCCGGCCCGTGGTCGTCCCCTACGAGTCGGGCGCGGACCTCGAGGTCTCCGGGGTCGTCAAGGCCGTCGACCCGGAGTCGCGACGCGTCACCGTCGAGCTGACCGCAACGGCCGCCGGCGAGAAGGTTCTCGGTCGTGCCGTCGCCGTGGCTCGGCTGGACTGA